In Neisseriaceae bacterium CLB008, one genomic interval encodes:
- a CDS encoding DUF917 domain-containing protein, translating into MARILTLEDVEFALRGGSVFACGGGGWVAHGRELGTMAVTIGRPELVSLDEVADDAWIATAAAIGAPGGLTDWEMLGMDYVKAASLLQEALGDKLYGLIIGQNGMSSTMNAWLPSAVLGTKVIDAVGDIRAHPTGDMGSIGMANSTEQMIQTAVGGNRANNQYIELVTRGATAKVSPILRKASDMSGGFIASCRNPLRAEYVRRNAALGGISKALTLGQAIMAAEPKGGNAVVDAICNSTQGSIIASGKVSANTLRYTDEAFDVGVIEVGTGKDLVRIHVMNEHMAVENTQGDRLATYPDVITTLNRDGQPISAGQVHVGMDILVLHVAKQHLPLSSSVVDPSVYPHVEATLGINLSDYALKS; encoded by the coding sequence ATGGCCAGAATTTTAACCTTAGAAGACGTTGAGTTTGCCCTGCGCGGCGGCTCAGTATTTGCCTGCGGTGGCGGTGGCTGGGTGGCCCACGGGCGTGAGCTCGGCACCATGGCGGTCACCATTGGTCGTCCTGAGCTGGTGAGCCTAGACGAGGTCGCCGACGACGCTTGGATTGCCACCGCTGCCGCCATCGGCGCACCCGGTGGACTGACCGACTGGGAAATGTTGGGCATGGACTATGTTAAAGCCGCGTCCTTATTGCAAGAAGCCTTAGGCGACAAACTATACGGTCTGATCATCGGCCAAAACGGCATGTCATCCACCATGAATGCTTGGCTACCCTCTGCCGTCTTGGGCACCAAAGTAATCGACGCCGTGGGTGACATTCGCGCTCATCCAACCGGTGACATGGGCTCAATCGGTATGGCAAACTCCACCGAACAAATGATCCAAACCGCTGTCGGCGGCAATCGCGCCAATAATCAATACATTGAACTGGTGACCCGCGGCGCCACCGCCAAAGTCTCGCCGATTCTGCGTAAAGCCTCAGACATGTCTGGCGGCTTCATTGCCAGCTGCCGTAATCCTTTACGCGCCGAATACGTGCGCCGTAACGCGGCCTTAGGCGGTATTTCTAAAGCCCTGACCCTAGGCCAAGCCATCATGGCGGCCGAGCCCAAAGGCGGTAACGCCGTAGTCGACGCCATCTGCAACAGCACTCAGGGCAGCATCATCGCCTCGGGTAAAGTCAGCGCCAATACCTTACGCTACACCGACGAAGCCTTTGATGTGGGCGTGATTGAAGTGGGCACCGGCAAAGACCTAGTGCGCATTCACGTCATGAACGAACACATGGCGGTCGAAAATACCCAAGGCGATCGCTTGGCGACTTACCCTGACGTGATCACCACGCTGAACCGCGATGGCCAACCGATCAGCGCTGGCCAAGTACACGTAGGCATGGACATTTTGGTGCTGCACGTGGCCAAACAGCATTTACCGCTGTCGTCCAGCGTGGTCGACCCCAGCGTTTATCCCCACGTTGAAGCCACTTTAGGCATCAACCTCAGCGATTACGCCCTTAAATCTTAA
- a CDS encoding DUF3955 domain-containing protein → MPVKLIILLLFLAVSSFVYNMEQTYLDDQGVLHETIFLPLGYAFLALALLVGVVKFIQVMRRKK, encoded by the coding sequence ATGCCAGTTAAGTTGATTATTTTGCTGTTGTTTTTGGCGGTGAGCTCATTTGTCTATAATATGGAACAAACGTATCTAGATGATCAGGGCGTCCTGCACGAGACCATTTTCCTGCCTTTAGGCTATGCATTCTTGGCGTTAGCTCTGTTGGTTGGGGTAGTGAAATTCATACAGGTCATGCGTCGAAAAAAATAA
- a CDS encoding dihydroorotase family protein has product MHVYQTVVRGHLILAHTEIPDGYVAIDQGKVARIGAASAGLPAAETVYDHRGSYVFPAAIDAQVHSRSQLNQEDFIWSTRSAAAGGVGTIIDMPYDSGRLICDAERFELKKQEAQAQARVDFALYGTVHPDEGASKIDEIVAAGAIGFKFSTFGTDPERFPRIPPKTMHECFAQIAKHGLFGGVHNEDDETIKTLTAEFKAAGITDYTAHAATRPIYAENLAIHQIYELGADTGCRTHVVHCSNKRGYDICQSYQQQGFPTTIEACLHYMVLSEDEDVARLGGRAKVNPPIRPQQEREGLWQHLAAGNITVVSTDHVSWSLDRKTHANIFDNASGATGLALLLPLMIHGAAKRGISLTRIAQVLAYNPARLFSLQHQKGALELGCDADLAIVRKEPYQYDAKASGHNFADWSPYDGLTIDYQVSATMLRGQWIFANEQVLSEPGSGQFVRPAHTLPAEASA; this is encoded by the coding sequence ATGCACGTTTATCAAACCGTGGTACGGGGTCATTTAATCTTGGCCCACACCGAAATCCCTGATGGCTATGTAGCTATCGATCAAGGTAAAGTCGCCCGCATTGGCGCCGCCAGCGCCGGCCTACCTGCTGCTGAAACCGTTTACGACCACCGCGGTAGCTATGTATTCCCTGCCGCCATTGACGCCCAAGTACACAGCCGTAGCCAGCTCAATCAAGAAGACTTCATTTGGTCGACCCGTTCCGCAGCTGCCGGCGGCGTGGGCACCATCATTGATATGCCTTACGACTCTGGTCGCTTGATCTGCGACGCTGAACGCTTTGAGCTAAAGAAACAAGAGGCTCAGGCTCAAGCTCGGGTCGACTTTGCCCTATACGGTACGGTGCATCCTGACGAAGGCGCGAGCAAGATTGATGAAATCGTGGCCGCTGGCGCCATTGGCTTTAAATTCTCAACGTTTGGCACCGATCCGGAGCGCTTTCCGCGCATTCCACCGAAAACCATGCATGAGTGCTTTGCCCAAATCGCCAAGCATGGGCTATTTGGCGGCGTCCACAACGAAGACGATGAAACCATCAAAACCTTAACCGCTGAATTCAAAGCGGCGGGCATCACCGATTACACCGCCCACGCCGCCACCCGACCCATTTATGCGGAAAACCTCGCCATCCATCAAATTTATGAATTGGGCGCCGACACCGGTTGCCGCACCCACGTGGTGCACTGTTCGAATAAGCGCGGCTACGACATTTGCCAAAGCTATCAGCAGCAAGGCTTTCCCACCACCATCGAAGCTTGCCTTCACTATATGGTGTTAAGCGAGGATGAAGACGTTGCCCGTCTGGGTGGCCGCGCCAAGGTCAACCCACCGATTCGGCCGCAGCAAGAGCGTGAAGGCCTCTGGCAGCACTTGGCCGCCGGCAACATCACTGTAGTGTCGACCGATCACGTCAGCTGGTCGCTAGACCGCAAAACCCACGCCAATATTTTTGACAACGCCTCTGGCGCCACTGGCCTCGCCCTACTGCTGCCGTTGATGATTCATGGCGCAGCCAAGCGCGGCATTTCTCTGACCCGTATTGCCCAAGTACTGGCCTACAACCCAGCGCGTTTATTCAGCCTACAGCACCAAAAAGGCGCTTTAGAATTAGGCTGCGACGCGGATTTGGCCATTGTGCGTAAAGAGCCTTACCAATACGATGCCAAAGCCAGCGGCCATAATTTTGCCGACTGGAGCCCTTACGATGGCTTAACCATCGACTATCAGGTCAGCGCCACCATGCTGAGGGGCCAATGGATTTTTGCCAACGAACAGGTTTTGAGCGAACCGGGATCGGGCCAGTTTGTCCGTCCAGCCCACACGCTGCCTGCGGAGGCATCAGCATGA
- a CDS encoding TetR/AcrR family transcriptional regulator yields the protein MKTEPTPKQLAKMAQILTAAISCFAQKGFHQTSTAEICKAAGMSPGNLFHYFPSKMAIIEAIAQEDGQLLEAIFTQQGHHQQPLEAIVQTVLAMMAYVNSSTEYAQISMEIAAEAVRNQEVRQVFLATEEANKQKLAQWVSAGIAEGTIDATLDPLMTAGWLLTLVDGTLGRKVLTPDFDWASEQIVVTKIIRKALAA from the coding sequence ATGAAGACAGAGCCAACACCGAAACAGCTGGCCAAAATGGCCCAAATCCTGACCGCTGCGATAAGCTGTTTTGCCCAAAAGGGCTTTCACCAAACGTCCACGGCGGAAATTTGTAAAGCTGCGGGGATGAGCCCTGGTAATTTATTTCATTATTTTCCCAGTAAAATGGCCATTATCGAGGCCATTGCGCAAGAGGATGGCCAGCTACTTGAGGCCATTTTTACCCAGCAAGGGCATCATCAACAGCCTCTTGAAGCCATTGTCCAGACTGTGTTGGCTATGATGGCCTACGTGAATAGCAGCACTGAATACGCCCAGATCAGCATGGAAATTGCCGCTGAAGCGGTGCGTAACCAAGAAGTGCGTCAGGTATTTTTGGCCACAGAAGAGGCCAATAAGCAAAAACTGGCGCAGTGGGTGAGTGCTGGGATCGCCGAGGGCACCATCGATGCCACGCTTGACCCTCTGATGACGGCTGGCTGGTTATTGACCCTAGTCGATGGCACTTTGGGGCGCAAAGTGTTGACGCCTGATTTTGATTGGGCCTCAGAGCAAATTGTTGTGACCAAAATCATCCGTAAGGCTTTGGCTGCCTAA
- a CDS encoding DUF418 domain-containing protein — MVEAKKRLISVPQSSAPRQFFLDALRGFALWGILLVNISVFASPYYGSGLTSPMAISAGDRLVTFIVAAFFETKFYLLFSFLFGYSFTIQMMSAQRRQASFFTSFMRRLLGLAVIGALHAVFLYHGDILTTYALVGVVLYSMRARSERFLLGLVLSLIMATAAWWLFLAFQREGVQMTEAAQLAELAAITVGFQGGMASVIEQHVLALKSVWIITWMMQGPMALAMFGLGLIAGRRQVFLHLAQYARCFKRLRFWGLMVGMPIAVLYGYSSTYHPGSRLEMVSLALSVLTGPALSMAYMALAVAVYQSRWGTVITEWLAPAGKMALSNYVLQSLWCSLIFYGIGLGLIGQCAPTTIFWLACALFLGQTALSHYWLRYYAYGPLEWCLRMWTNGCYVRLRQKTEPKVLR; from the coding sequence ATGGTTGAAGCCAAAAAGCGATTGATCAGCGTGCCTCAGTCGAGTGCGCCCAGACAGTTTTTTCTGGATGCGTTACGCGGTTTTGCTTTGTGGGGCATTTTACTGGTGAATATTTCGGTGTTTGCCTCGCCTTATTACGGCAGCGGTTTAACCAGTCCGATGGCGATCAGTGCAGGGGATAGGTTGGTGACCTTTATCGTGGCGGCATTTTTTGAAACCAAATTTTATCTTTTGTTTTCATTTTTGTTTGGCTACAGCTTCACTATTCAGATGATGTCGGCTCAGCGGCGGCAGGCGTCTTTTTTTACCTCATTTATGCGGCGTCTATTAGGCTTGGCGGTGATCGGAGCCTTACATGCAGTCTTCTTGTATCATGGCGATATTTTAACGACGTATGCTTTAGTCGGTGTTGTGCTCTACAGTATGCGGGCGCGATCGGAGCGATTTTTACTGGGCTTGGTGTTGAGCTTAATTATGGCGACGGCCGCTTGGTGGCTGTTTCTGGCGTTTCAGCGCGAAGGCGTACAGATGACAGAGGCCGCCCAGCTGGCTGAACTAGCGGCCATTACGGTAGGATTTCAAGGGGGCATGGCCAGCGTGATCGAACAGCATGTACTGGCTTTAAAATCGGTTTGGATCATCACCTGGATGATGCAGGGGCCGATGGCTTTGGCGATGTTTGGTTTAGGGTTGATTGCTGGGCGGCGTCAGGTCTTTCTGCATTTAGCGCAGTATGCCCGCTGTTTTAAACGCCTACGATTTTGGGGGCTGATGGTGGGGATGCCAATTGCGGTACTGTATGGCTACAGCAGCACTTACCATCCAGGCTCACGCTTAGAAATGGTGTCGCTGGCCTTGAGTGTTTTGACCGGTCCTGCCTTGAGCATGGCTTATATGGCCTTGGCGGTTGCAGTTTACCAAAGCCGATGGGGCACGGTGATCACAGAGTGGCTGGCGCCGGCAGGGAAAATGGCACTGTCTAACTATGTCTTGCAGTCGCTGTGGTGCAGCTTGATTTTTTACGGCATCGGCCTAGGCTTGATCGGTCAATGTGCCCCGACCACGATATTTTGGTTGGCCTGCGCATTGTTTTTAGGCCAAACCGCGTTGAGCCACTATTGGCTACGTTATTATGCTTATGGCCCGCTGGAATGGTGTTTACGAATGTGGACCAATGGTTGTTATGTACGGTTGCGTCAAAAAACAGAGCCCAAGGTTTTAAGGTGA
- the fhuB gene encoding Fe(3+)-hydroxamate ABC transporter permease FhuB yields MIHWSPKTAPWLLALGLPSLCAVVLALFLLQYGPSSWALFGDPAALTMTDFLFSNNVWPRLVMACLAGAGLGLAALLLQQLTHNPLAADSTLAVSSGAQLSLLLVSVFWPAGLMWSEELWAFVGAGLSLALVLLLCAGRHQAASKMILAGLVVNLYFGALASVVWLFFSEEARSVMLWGSGSLVQDSWGQVHTLAWRLGFSVVGVGLLLRPLSIMSLGSVQAQSLGVPVRWIRLVGFGLAAYVCASIVSMVGMLGFVGLAAAATVQQLSLQRLWLRLALAAWVGACLLLLTDVSVQWAQQLWGWQMGTGAVTALVGAPLLLWLIFKAMPLATPHLSGRSHAQLPLARPYLLWLLGVAVVVGVAFSLFVSQGAQGWQWTGWQELLLNLRYPRLLAAMATGLMLAMAGVILQRMSQNPMASPELLGISAGTAGGVLLALWLSLGGVVMQWLLGVAGAGLVLLLVMWLNHRHAFAPEKVLLTGMAVAALFDACLRLFLASGDPRIQSVLVWLAGSTYQATSTLALSLMLIALLLFTACLPLARWLQLLDLGAVMAQSLGVRVPLARVLMIVLSALLTVGATLLIGPLSFVGLLAPHMARALGWHKPVVQLVGAGLIGMLMMIVADWLGRYLFFPYEVPAGLVATLLGGAYFLTLMRKL; encoded by the coding sequence ATGATCCATTGGTCACCCAAAACGGCTCCGTGGCTACTGGCGCTTGGTTTACCTAGTCTCTGTGCGGTCGTGCTGGCGCTGTTTCTGCTTCAATATGGGCCGAGTAGTTGGGCTTTGTTTGGCGATCCTGCTGCCTTAACAATGACCGATTTTCTATTCAGCAATAATGTATGGCCACGTTTGGTAATGGCCTGCCTAGCCGGTGCTGGACTGGGCCTAGCGGCCTTGTTGTTGCAGCAACTGACGCACAATCCTTTGGCGGCTGACAGCACTTTGGCCGTGAGCAGTGGTGCACAGCTCAGCCTATTATTAGTGAGTGTGTTTTGGCCCGCTGGCTTAATGTGGTCGGAGGAATTATGGGCCTTCGTGGGGGCTGGATTAAGCTTGGCGCTGGTGTTGCTCCTTTGTGCTGGGCGGCATCAAGCGGCCAGTAAAATGATTTTAGCTGGGCTGGTGGTCAACCTATATTTTGGTGCCTTAGCTTCCGTGGTGTGGTTGTTTTTCTCAGAGGAGGCACGTAGCGTCATGCTGTGGGGCAGTGGTTCCTTAGTGCAGGATAGTTGGGGACAAGTACACACATTAGCTTGGCGTTTAGGTTTCAGCGTCGTGGGCGTGGGACTATTGCTGCGGCCACTGAGCATCATGAGCTTGGGCTCAGTGCAGGCACAAAGCTTAGGTGTGCCGGTGAGATGGATTCGCTTAGTCGGCTTTGGTTTGGCGGCCTATGTGTGCGCCAGTATTGTCAGCATGGTTGGCATGCTGGGTTTTGTGGGATTGGCGGCTGCGGCAACGGTACAGCAGTTGAGCCTACAGCGCCTATGGTTGCGCCTAGCCTTGGCCGCTTGGGTCGGTGCCTGCTTGCTGTTATTGACCGATGTGAGCGTGCAATGGGCGCAGCAACTGTGGGGCTGGCAGATGGGTACGGGTGCGGTCACAGCCCTCGTTGGTGCACCGTTGCTGCTGTGGCTGATTTTTAAAGCCATGCCGTTAGCCACGCCACACTTGTCTGGCCGCAGCCATGCCCAGCTGCCATTAGCTAGGCCTTACTTGCTGTGGCTATTGGGCGTGGCTGTTGTGGTTGGCGTGGCGTTCAGTCTGTTTGTCAGCCAAGGTGCCCAAGGATGGCAATGGACGGGTTGGCAGGAATTATTGCTGAACCTACGCTATCCCCGTCTTTTGGCCGCCATGGCGACAGGATTGATGTTGGCGATGGCCGGCGTGATATTGCAGCGCATGAGCCAAAACCCCATGGCCAGTCCTGAACTATTGGGCATCAGCGCCGGTACGGCTGGTGGCGTGCTGTTGGCTTTGTGGTTGTCTTTGGGTGGAGTGGTGATGCAGTGGCTATTGGGTGTGGCCGGTGCAGGGCTGGTTTTGTTGTTGGTGATGTGGCTGAATCATCGGCATGCTTTTGCCCCAGAAAAAGTCTTGTTAACCGGCATGGCGGTGGCGGCCTTATTTGATGCCTGCTTGCGTCTCTTTTTGGCTTCTGGCGATCCGCGTATCCAAAGCGTGCTGGTGTGGTTGGCAGGCTCAACCTATCAGGCCACGTCAACTTTAGCCCTCAGTTTAATGCTGATTGCGCTTTTGCTGTTTACGGCCTGCCTACCGTTGGCACGTTGGCTACAACTGTTAGATTTAGGCGCTGTTATGGCTCAAAGCTTGGGCGTAAGGGTGCCGCTGGCGCGGGTATTGATGATTGTGTTGAGCGCATTGTTGACGGTGGGCGCCACGCTGTTGATCGGCCCTTTAAGTTTTGTTGGCCTGTTGGCGCCACATATGGCGCGGGCTCTGGGCTGGCATAAGCCAGTGGTTCAATTAGTGGGCGCAGGCCTGATCGGCATGTTGATGATGATCGTGGCCGATTGGTTAGGGCGCTATCTTTTCTTTCCTTATGAGGTACCGGCGGGTTTGGTGGCCACCCTGTTGGGCGGTGCTTACTTTTTGACGCTGATGCGCAAACTATGA
- a CDS encoding Zn-dependent hydrolase has translation MSLIDTQRYWQQLMTLGQITDPNQPYTRRSFSDLFLQGRSWLTEQMQAAGLTVHVDAAGNLIGRKAGKKPELGAIMLGSHSDSVPSGGRFDGIAGVIAALECAQALQQHGIELNHDLEIVDFLAEEPSEWGVSCVGSRGLSGYLTPELLQTPHPKTQELLADALARMGGDASKLQVRHDVAAFLELHIEQGLVLEQTQIDIGVVTGIVGIIRLSITFQGQAAHAGTTPMTLRQDALTAAANTIVSAQNLAQEMAARPEGYFVATCGQVHNHPNASNVVPGRTQVVFDIRSDTRGWMTEFVDAMNILAVQHAQAAGVAMTQFERLTDTYPMACDEALMQHIEAATTALGHSQQRMPSGAGHDAAFLAKVAPSAMVFVPSVAGKSHCPEEWTPEADLSKGVAVLMQALLNTDAAAD, from the coding sequence ATGAGCTTAATCGACACCCAACGCTATTGGCAGCAGCTGATGACCTTAGGTCAAATCACCGACCCTAACCAGCCTTACACACGCCGCTCGTTTAGCGACTTATTCTTACAAGGCCGCAGCTGGTTAACCGAACAAATGCAGGCCGCAGGCCTTACCGTTCATGTGGACGCCGCCGGCAATTTAATCGGCCGAAAAGCAGGTAAAAAACCAGAGCTAGGCGCCATCATGCTCGGCTCACACAGCGATTCTGTGCCTTCCGGCGGACGCTTTGACGGCATTGCAGGGGTGATTGCCGCCCTAGAGTGCGCCCAAGCCTTACAGCAGCACGGTATTGAATTGAACCATGATTTAGAAATCGTGGATTTTTTGGCCGAAGAACCCAGCGAATGGGGCGTCTCCTGCGTCGGCAGCCGTGGTTTAAGCGGCTACCTCACGCCGGAACTGTTACAAACACCTCATCCAAAAACCCAAGAGCTTTTAGCCGATGCCTTGGCACGTATGGGCGGTGACGCCAGCAAGCTACAGGTTCGCCACGACGTGGCCGCCTTTTTGGAGCTGCACATTGAGCAAGGCCTAGTACTGGAACAAACCCAAATCGACATCGGCGTGGTCACTGGCATCGTCGGCATCATTCGACTGAGCATCACCTTCCAAGGCCAAGCAGCCCATGCCGGCACCACGCCGATGACGCTGCGCCAAGACGCTCTGACGGCAGCGGCCAACACCATTGTGTCGGCCCAAAACCTGGCCCAAGAGATGGCCGCGCGCCCTGAAGGCTATTTTGTCGCCACCTGCGGCCAGGTGCACAACCATCCCAACGCCAGCAACGTGGTGCCTGGACGAACTCAAGTCGTCTTCGACATCCGCTCTGACACTCGCGGCTGGATGACTGAATTCGTCGACGCCATGAACATACTTGCCGTGCAGCACGCCCAAGCAGCGGGCGTGGCCATGACGCAATTCGAACGCCTAACCGACACCTACCCTATGGCCTGCGATGAAGCTTTGATGCAACATATTGAAGCCGCCACCACGGCCTTAGGCCACAGCCAGCAGCGTATGCCCAGCGGCGCCGGCCACGATGCAGCCTTCTTGGCCAAAGTCGCCCCCAGCGCCATGGTGTTTGTGCCCAGCGTGGCGGGGAAAAGCCATTGTCCAGAAGAATGGACGCCAGAAGCAGATTTAAGTAAGGGCGTGGCTGTCTTGATGCAGGCGCTATTGAACACAGATGCAGCGGCCGATTAA
- a CDS encoding ABC transporter ATP-binding protein → MYQLYEVGFSVPTRTLLQPLSATFETGQVYGLVGHNGSGKSTLLKLLAKQQTATTGELRLFDRPMGQWGARDFAQKVAYLPQHLPAAPGLSVRDLVVMGRYAWHGLVGQYGAADWAMVDEALAQTHTQAFADAQVDQLSGGERQRVWLAMCLAQNTQYLLLDEPLAALDLRHQIEVMALVKHLAHSLNIGIVVVLHDINLAAQYCDHIMALKGGSLVYQGPPKYIMQPEILADIYGLALHLVQHPITKAWVALP, encoded by the coding sequence ATGTATCAACTTTATGAAGTGGGTTTTTCTGTGCCCACCCGCACCTTATTGCAACCATTGTCCGCCACCTTTGAAACGGGTCAGGTGTATGGTTTGGTCGGCCACAACGGCTCAGGTAAATCTACGTTGTTAAAGCTTTTGGCTAAGCAGCAAACGGCCACTACGGGTGAGTTACGACTGTTTGATCGGCCTATGGGGCAATGGGGTGCACGCGATTTTGCCCAGAAGGTGGCCTATTTGCCGCAGCACCTGCCTGCCGCACCCGGCCTTAGCGTGCGTGATTTGGTGGTGATGGGACGCTATGCCTGGCATGGTTTGGTGGGGCAATATGGCGCGGCCGATTGGGCGATGGTGGATGAGGCTTTAGCCCAAACCCATACTCAGGCATTTGCGGACGCGCAGGTTGATCAACTCTCTGGCGGCGAACGACAACGAGTTTGGTTGGCGATGTGTTTGGCGCAAAATACGCAGTATTTATTATTGGACGAGCCCCTTGCCGCCTTAGACCTACGCCATCAAATCGAAGTCATGGCCTTGGTGAAGCATCTGGCCCATAGCTTAAACATCGGCATTGTGGTGGTACTGCACGACATTAATTTAGCTGCGCAATACTGTGATCACATCATGGCCTTAAAGGGGGGCAGTCTGGTGTATCAAGGGCCGCCTAAATACATCATGCAACCAGAAATTCTGGCTGATATTTATGGGCTGGCGCTGCATCTGGTTCAGCACCCCATTACTAAAGCCTGGGTGGCCTTACCATGA
- a CDS encoding iron-siderophore ABC transporter substrate-binding protein yields MRRWFWLCWLSISSLVSSQAMAQDVRIITSDWTVAETLVALQHPPIGVGDKRAYERWVIEPKLPVSSVDLGLRTQPNIELVLSLQPDYIVNAQWLQQALPNLPSLGQKINLEFYSDKGHSWAQSVAATRTLGTLIKRPQAAEKLIHQTQTQLRQQGLAVAAWRDRPLAVVQFVDARHLRIYGTNSLYGTVLSMMSLNNAWPKVHNAWGAEQIDLTQLAKLPVNTLMVIVAPYPPHLAQQVAQNKLWLRLPFGQPQHTLNLPAVWSFGGLPAMGRFADVLSQRLQAQGGQS; encoded by the coding sequence ATGAGGCGCTGGTTCTGGCTGTGCTGGCTGAGTATCTCGAGCCTAGTTAGCTCACAAGCGATGGCTCAGGATGTACGCATCATTACATCGGATTGGACGGTAGCCGAAACTTTAGTGGCTTTGCAGCACCCACCGATTGGTGTGGGCGATAAACGCGCCTATGAGCGCTGGGTCATCGAACCGAAGCTGCCTGTCAGCAGTGTTGATTTAGGCTTACGTACCCAGCCCAATATTGAGTTGGTGCTGTCATTACAGCCAGACTATATTGTGAACGCTCAATGGCTACAACAGGCGCTGCCGAATCTGCCTAGTCTCGGTCAAAAAATCAATCTGGAATTCTATTCTGACAAGGGCCACAGCTGGGCCCAGAGCGTAGCTGCTACACGGACATTGGGGACGTTGATTAAGCGACCTCAGGCAGCGGAAAAACTAATTCACCAAACTCAAACCCAATTACGTCAACAAGGTCTTGCTGTTGCGGCGTGGCGTGATCGACCGCTGGCCGTCGTCCAATTTGTTGATGCGCGTCATTTGCGTATCTATGGCACTAATAGCCTATACGGCACCGTCTTAAGCATGATGTCTTTAAATAATGCCTGGCCCAAGGTTCATAACGCTTGGGGTGCAGAGCAGATCGATTTAACCCAGTTGGCTAAGTTACCGGTTAATACGCTGATGGTGATTGTGGCGCCGTATCCGCCACACTTAGCCCAACAAGTGGCCCAGAATAAGCTGTGGCTGCGGTTGCCGTTTGGGCAACCGCAGCACACGCTTAATTTGCCCGCAGTCTGGTCATTCGGAGGATTGCCTGCTATGGGGCGTTTTGCCGACGTTCTGAGTCAACGCTTACAGGCGCAAGGGGGGCAGTCATGA